GCTGCTGATGGGCTTCGGAATGTTGTTGTTCTGGGGGTTTGTGGTCGCCGGGATCATCTGGCTGGTCCGCCACACCGCCGATCGGACATCACGCGGCGGGCCTGCGGCGACCATGCATGGGCAGGGCGGCGATCCGTCGCGACCGAGGGCGCAGGACATCCTGGACGAGCGATACGCCCGCGGCGAGATCAGCGACGAGGAGTACCGCACTCGTCGTGCCACCCTCGTCGCCCGATGAGTGCCCCGACCTCGCGGCCGCCGCTGGGCCGGCGCGGCCTGCTCACCGGCGCTGCGGCCGTCGTGCTGCTGGCCGCCGGCTCCACTATGGCGGTGGCGGGGGCCTCCGGCGCGTTCGGCTCGCAGCATCGCGGGCGAGACGCGAGCTGCGCGGCACCGACACTGCCCGGTGCGAAGGTGTCGGTCCGGCTGGTCGACATGCGGTCGATGACGACGCGCGGCGGCATGATGGGCGGCTCGGGCGGGATGATGCGCCAGGGCGACTGGCGCAATTTCTACCGCGGCATGATGCGTGTGCTCGCTTCGCCGACATCGGTGCGGGCGGGGACCGTTTCACTGACTGTGACCAACACGGGCTACCTCGCCCACGAGCTGGTGGTGCTGCCGCTGGCCGCCGGGCAGCAGCCCGGTGCTCGCAGCGTCGGTGCGGGCGGGACCGTGGACGAGGCCGGCCGCCTCGGCGAGGCGTCCGCGAGCTGCGCGGCCGGCCACGGTGACGGGATCACCGCCGGCGCGACCGGTTGGATGAGCCTGCACCTGCCGGCCGGCCGCTATGAGCTGGTGTGCAACCTCCCCGGCCACTACGCCGCCGGCATGTTCACCACGCTGGAAGTGGCCTGACCTCGAGCGACACCGCCTCCACGCCGGCGATCTTGCTTAGCTCCCCCACTGGAGGCTCTCCTGACTTCAGACGTTCGCGTCGGTCAGGTGCTGGCGAGCGGCGTCCTCGGCGTCCCGGTCGCCGGATCGCGGGGTTCGAAGCGTGACCGCGACCAGAACTGCACCAGCGAGTGCGATGACCGCCGCACCCGTGAAGGCGGCCGTGTATCCGTTGGTCAGCGCGAAGGCCTCGCCGACGCGGTTGCCGCCATGCGTCGCCGCGACCGCGGTCATCGCGGCGAGGCCGAGCGCGGAGCCGATCTGGTACGAGGTGTTGACGATGCCGGCAGCCAAGCCGCCGTCCTCCGACGGGGCGCTGGACAGCGCCGTGCCGAGGGAAGGGATGAACGCCAACGCCTGGCCCAGGGCCGCGACCAGCGAGGCAGGCAGGACGTCGACCGCGAAGGTGCCGGTCGGGCTCGCGGTGGAGAGCCAGAACAGGCCGGCAGCCAGGGCTACGAGACCGCCGACGATGAGCGGCTTCACGCCGAAATGAGTGATCAGCTTCGGCGCTACCGCGACCATCAACACCATGAT
This genomic stretch from Jatrophihabitans cynanchi harbors:
- a CDS encoding SHOCT domain-containing protein, whose amino-acid sequence is MMHNWGGGWAAGNWLLMGFGMLLFWGFVVAGIIWLVRHTADRTSRGGPAATMHGQGGDPSRPRAQDILDERYARGEISDEEYRTRRATLVAR
- a CDS encoding sulfocyanin-like copper-binding protein is translated as MSAPTSRPPLGRRGLLTGAAAVVLLAAGSTMAVAGASGAFGSQHRGRDASCAAPTLPGAKVSVRLVDMRSMTTRGGMMGGSGGMMRQGDWRNFYRGMMRVLASPTSVRAGTVSLTVTNTGYLAHELVVLPLAAGQQPGARSVGAGGTVDEAGRLGEASASCAAGHGDGITAGATGWMSLHLPAGRYELVCNLPGHYAAGMFTTLEVA